The following are encoded in a window of Amycolatopsis lexingtonensis genomic DNA:
- a CDS encoding Rv3235 family protein, with protein sequence MIEEHRLRTLIHCEAARRADPPPSVTPLEHRRGGARCPVPRQLEASEVGRVLNMLLEAYDGRRPAAQVRALVAPEVYAGFSGPSRTRPRHRTQTIHTCTPAPDVIEACARVEADGRSFALAARFTRTPTGWRCVRFALLKPQQPGRPLRRAA encoded by the coding sequence ATGATCGAGGAACACCGGCTGCGAACGTTGATCCACTGCGAAGCGGCCAGGCGCGCGGACCCGCCGCCGTCGGTGACACCACTGGAACACCGCCGCGGCGGCGCCCGCTGCCCGGTGCCCCGTCAGCTCGAAGCGAGCGAAGTCGGCCGCGTGCTGAACATGCTGCTGGAGGCCTACGACGGCCGCCGCCCGGCGGCGCAGGTCCGCGCGCTGGTGGCGCCGGAGGTGTACGCGGGGTTCAGCGGTCCCAGTAGGACACGACCGCGCCACCGCACGCAGACGATCCACACGTGCACCCCGGCCCCGGACGTGATCGAGGCGTGCGCCCGGGTGGAGGCCGACGGCCGCTCGTTCGCACTGGCGGCCCGCTTCACGCGCACACCGACGGGGTGGCGGTGCGTGCGGTTCGCGTTGCTGAAGCCCCAGCAGCCGGGCCGACCCCTGCGGCGCGCGGCGTGA
- a CDS encoding cytochrome P450, which translates to MTQVVAEPQEFFALFAADRRPDPYPHYAHWRERWPVAELAERMFAVSGLAEATQVLRDPAFGHPEPEYLDPADRLPDQPVDKSGRVVRAFLSLNPPDHTRLRRLVAKAFTPRMVERLAPRIEEITAESLDRAPAEFDLMTSLAKPLPVEVIAELLGVPLDDREQFAAWSHAMARALDPPFLQRPETIEPAVKARQSFVGYFRELADRRRSEPGEDLLSALVAVSDAGDVLTEGELLVTLTLLLIAGHETTTNLIGNGVLALLHHPDGLRAAADAPDRVVEEVLRYDSPVQLTARTALRDTTLGAVPVPAGSQAIALLGAANRDPAASPDPDRFDPARPAARHLAFGQGIHFCLGAPLARLEGRIVFRELARRLPDLKLAGTPEWNPTTTLRGLATLPVAR; encoded by the coding sequence ATGACGCAGGTCGTGGCCGAGCCGCAAGAGTTCTTCGCACTGTTCGCGGCCGATCGCCGGCCCGACCCGTACCCGCATTACGCGCATTGGCGCGAGCGCTGGCCAGTCGCGGAGCTGGCCGAGCGCATGTTCGCCGTCAGCGGTCTCGCCGAAGCCACGCAGGTGCTGCGCGACCCGGCGTTCGGGCACCCGGAACCGGAGTACCTGGATCCCGCGGACCGCCTCCCGGACCAGCCGGTCGACAAGTCGGGACGCGTGGTCCGGGCGTTCCTCTCGCTGAACCCGCCCGACCACACGCGGCTGCGGCGCCTGGTGGCGAAGGCGTTCACGCCGCGGATGGTGGAGCGGCTGGCGCCGCGGATCGAGGAGATCACGGCGGAGTCGCTCGACCGCGCGCCCGCCGAGTTCGACCTGATGACGTCGCTCGCGAAGCCGTTGCCGGTCGAGGTGATCGCCGAACTGCTGGGTGTCCCGCTGGACGACCGCGAGCAGTTCGCGGCGTGGTCGCACGCGATGGCGCGGGCCCTGGACCCGCCGTTCCTGCAGCGCCCGGAGACGATCGAGCCGGCGGTGAAGGCGCGGCAGTCGTTCGTCGGGTACTTCCGCGAGCTGGCGGACCGGCGCCGGAGCGAGCCGGGGGAGGACCTGCTCTCCGCGCTGGTGGCGGTCTCCGACGCGGGGGACGTGCTCACCGAGGGCGAGCTGCTGGTGACGCTCACGCTGCTGCTGATCGCGGGCCACGAGACGACGACGAACCTGATCGGCAACGGCGTGCTGGCGCTCCTGCACCACCCGGACGGTCTCCGCGCGGCGGCGGACGCCCCGGACCGCGTGGTGGAGGAGGTGCTGCGCTACGACTCACCGGTCCAGCTGACCGCGCGCACGGCACTGCGCGACACGACGCTCGGCGCGGTGCCGGTCCCGGCGGGCAGCCAGGCGATCGCCCTGCTCGGCGCGGCCAACCGCGACCCGGCGGCGAGCCCGGACCCCGACCGGTTCGACCCGGCCCGCCCCGCGGCCCGCCACCTGGCGTTCGGCCAGGGCATCCACTTCTGCCTGGGTGCGCCGCTGGCGAGGCTGGAGGGCCGGATCGTGTTCCGCGAACTGGCCCGGCGGCTCCCGGACCTGAAGCTCGCGGGCACCCCGGAGTGGAACCCGACGACCACCCTGCGCGGCCTGGCCACCCTGCCGGTCGCACGCTGA
- the secA gene encoding preprotein translocase subunit SecA: protein MVLNRLLRAGEGKMVKRLRNIADHINTLEDDVKDLTDAELRAKTEEFRKRNGDGESLDELLPEAFAVVREAAKRVLGQRHFDVQLMGGAALHLGQVAEMKTGEGKTLTCVLPAYLNAIPGKGVHVVTTNDYLAKRDSEWMGRIHRFLGLEVGVILSEQQPDVRRAQYNADITYGTNNEFGFDYLRDNMAWSLDDCVQRGHYFAVVDEVDSILIDEARTPLIISGPADQSSRWYVEFARLAPLMQGIDTTTMGSRERTEKTNLINSKYHYEVDQRKRTVAVTEKGVRFVEDQLGIDNLYEAANTPLVGYLNNALKVQELFHRDKDYIVRNGEVMIVDEFTGRILVGRRYNEGMHQAIEAKEKVEIKAENQTLATITLQNYFRLYEKLSGMTGTAETEAAEFHQTYKLGVVPIPTNRPMVRVDQADLIYKTEQAKFEAVAEDIAERHEKGQPVLVGTTSVEKSEHLSKLLVKLSVPHEVLNAKHHDREALIVARAGQKGAVTVATNMAGRGTDIVLGGNPDLIADQVLRERGLDPVEHSEEYEAAWPEVLEQVKAESKAEAEEVREAGGLYVLGTERHESRRIDNQLRGRSGRQGDPGESRFYLSLGDELMRRFNATMVERVMTTMRLPDDVPIEHKMVSKAIKSAQTQVEQINMEQRKDVLKYDEVMNEQRKVIYAERHRVLAGENLRDQIEGMLEDVVNAYVDGATANGYAEDWDHEKLWTALKQLYPVSIEWDDLMEDGDLDAAGLREALLQDARNAYDKREAEINALVGPDGMRTLEHQVMLTVLDRKWREHLYEMDYLKQGIGMRALAQRDPLIEYQREGFDMFRAMLDSLKEEAVGFLFNLQVERAEAPPAEDAAALPTGVASGNGQASEGRHARPAPPQPPTTDTESVPAALRGKGLGGGGQPSGVTLSGPGEDGEVESHAEGGAQAAGGGGGTRRDRRAAQRDAQKKGKKGPRR from the coding sequence ATGGTGCTGAACCGCCTGCTCCGCGCGGGTGAGGGCAAGATGGTGAAGCGGCTGCGCAACATCGCCGATCACATCAACACCCTCGAAGACGACGTCAAGGACCTGACCGACGCCGAGCTGCGGGCCAAGACCGAGGAGTTCCGCAAGCGGAACGGCGACGGCGAGTCCCTCGACGAGCTGCTGCCCGAGGCCTTCGCGGTCGTCCGGGAGGCGGCCAAGCGGGTGCTGGGCCAGCGTCACTTCGACGTCCAGCTGATGGGCGGCGCCGCCCTGCACCTCGGCCAGGTCGCCGAGATGAAGACCGGTGAGGGCAAGACGCTCACCTGCGTCCTCCCGGCCTACCTCAACGCCATCCCCGGCAAGGGCGTCCACGTCGTCACGACGAACGACTACCTGGCCAAGCGCGACTCGGAGTGGATGGGCCGCATCCACCGGTTCCTCGGCCTCGAGGTCGGCGTGATCCTGTCGGAACAGCAGCCGGACGTCCGGCGCGCCCAGTACAACGCCGACATCACCTACGGCACGAACAACGAGTTCGGCTTCGACTACCTGCGCGACAACATGGCGTGGAGCCTCGACGACTGCGTGCAGCGCGGGCACTACTTCGCCGTGGTCGACGAGGTGGACTCGATCCTCATCGACGAGGCCCGGACGCCGCTGATCATCTCGGGCCCGGCGGACCAGTCGTCGCGCTGGTACGTCGAGTTCGCCCGGCTCGCGCCGTTGATGCAGGGCATCGACACCACCACGATGGGCTCGCGCGAGCGCACCGAGAAGACGAACCTGATCAACTCGAAGTACCACTACGAGGTCGACCAGCGGAAGCGCACCGTCGCCGTCACCGAGAAGGGCGTCCGGTTCGTCGAGGACCAGCTCGGCATCGACAACCTCTACGAGGCCGCCAACACGCCGCTGGTCGGGTACCTGAACAACGCGCTGAAGGTGCAGGAGCTCTTCCACCGCGACAAGGACTACATCGTCCGCAACGGCGAAGTCATGATCGTCGACGAGTTCACCGGGCGCATCCTGGTCGGCCGCCGCTACAACGAGGGCATGCACCAGGCGATCGAGGCCAAGGAAAAGGTCGAGATCAAGGCCGAGAACCAGACCCTCGCCACGATCACGCTGCAGAACTACTTCCGGCTCTACGAAAAGCTTTCCGGCATGACCGGTACGGCCGAGACCGAGGCCGCGGAGTTCCACCAGACCTACAAGCTGGGTGTGGTGCCGATCCCGACGAACCGGCCGATGGTCCGCGTCGACCAGGCGGACCTGATCTACAAGACCGAGCAGGCCAAGTTCGAGGCCGTCGCCGAGGACATCGCCGAGCGGCACGAGAAGGGCCAGCCGGTCCTCGTCGGCACCACGAGCGTCGAGAAGTCCGAGCACCTGTCGAAGCTGCTGGTGAAGCTGAGCGTGCCGCACGAGGTGCTGAACGCGAAGCACCACGACCGCGAGGCGCTGATCGTCGCGCGCGCCGGCCAGAAGGGCGCCGTCACGGTCGCCACGAACATGGCCGGCCGCGGTACCGACATCGTGCTCGGCGGCAACCCCGACCTGATCGCCGACCAGGTGCTGCGCGAGCGCGGCCTGGACCCGGTCGAGCACTCCGAGGAGTACGAGGCCGCCTGGCCCGAGGTCCTCGAGCAGGTCAAGGCGGAGTCGAAGGCCGAGGCCGAGGAGGTCCGCGAGGCGGGCGGGCTCTACGTGCTGGGCACCGAGCGGCACGAGTCGCGCCGCATCGACAACCAGCTCCGCGGTCGTTCCGGCCGCCAGGGCGACCCGGGCGAGTCCCGGTTCTACCTCTCGCTCGGTGACGAGCTCATGCGCCGCTTCAACGCGACCATGGTCGAGCGCGTCATGACGACCATGCGGCTGCCCGACGACGTGCCGATCGAGCACAAGATGGTCTCCAAGGCCATCAAGAGCGCGCAGACCCAGGTCGAGCAGATCAACATGGAGCAGCGCAAGGACGTCCTCAAGTACGACGAGGTCATGAACGAGCAGCGCAAGGTGATCTACGCCGAGCGCCACCGCGTCCTCGCCGGCGAGAACCTGCGCGACCAGATCGAGGGCATGCTCGAGGACGTCGTCAACGCCTATGTGGACGGTGCGACGGCCAACGGCTACGCCGAGGACTGGGACCACGAGAAGCTGTGGACGGCGCTGAAGCAGCTGTACCCGGTCAGCATCGAGTGGGACGACCTGATGGAGGACGGCGACCTCGACGCGGCCGGCCTGCGCGAAGCCCTGCTCCAGGACGCCCGCAACGCCTACGACAAGCGCGAGGCGGAGATCAATGCGCTCGTCGGGCCGGACGGCATGCGGACCCTGGAGCACCAGGTGATGCTGACGGTGCTCGACCGCAAGTGGCGTGAGCACCTCTACGAGATGGACTACCTCAAGCAGGGCATCGGCATGCGGGCGCTCGCGCAGCGCGACCCGCTGATCGAGTACCAGCGCGAGGGCTTCGACATGTTCCGCGCGATGCTCGACTCGCTGAAGGAGGAGGCCGTCGGCTTCCTGTTCAACCTGCAGGTCGAGCGGGCCGAGGCGCCGCCGGCGGAGGACGCCGCGGCGCTGCCGACGGGGGTCGCCTCCGGCAACGGCCAGGCGTCCGAAGGCCGCCACGCGCGGCCGGCGCCGCCGCAGCCGCCGACGACCGACACCGAGTCCGTCCCGGCCGCGCTGCGCGGCAAGGGCCTCGGCGGCGGTGGCCAGCCGTCGGGCGTGACGCTGTCCGGCCCGGGCGAGGACGGCGAGGTCGAGTCCCACGCCGAGGGCGGCGCGCAGGCCGCGGGCGGCGGCGGGGGCACCCGCCGGGATCGCCGCGCCGCGCAGCGCGACGCGCAGAAGAAGGGCAAGAAGGGCCCGCGTCGCTGA
- a CDS encoding HAD-IA family hydrolase, translating to MVDFAGVLTDPDAGRFYDYLAAARERGVRTALLSNAPGASAEVKNTMFDYFDALVFSGEVGVAKPDPAVYLIAADRLGLPAVRCAFVDDSATNIRGAVQAGMVGVHHRSVEETLAELNVLFPDG from the coding sequence TTGGTCGATTTCGCCGGAGTTCTCACCGACCCCGACGCCGGCCGGTTCTACGACTACCTGGCGGCCGCGCGCGAGCGCGGCGTCCGCACCGCGCTCCTCTCGAACGCCCCCGGGGCGTCGGCCGAGGTCAAGAACACGATGTTCGACTATTTCGACGCTCTGGTGTTTTCCGGTGAGGTCGGCGTGGCCAAGCCGGATCCGGCGGTCTACCTGATCGCGGCGGACCGTCTCGGGCTGCCCGCCGTGCGGTGCGCGTTCGTCGACGACTCCGCGACGAACATCCGCGGCGCCGTCCAGGCGGGCATGGTCGGCGTGCACCACCGGTCGGTCGAAGAGACTCTCGCGGAACTGAACGTGTTGTTCCCGGACGGCTGA
- the ybaK gene encoding Cys-tRNA(Pro) deacylase: MAGKGTPATALLGKQKVAHTLHAYDHDPRAESYGLEAVEALGLDRARVFKTLVAEVDGKLTVGVVPVTGQLDLKALAAAAGGKKAKMADPAAAQRATGYVLGGISPLGHRSRLPVVIDASASTFETVFCSAGRRGLEVELAPAELIRLTGAVVAPIAA; the protein is encoded by the coding sequence ATGGCTGGCAAGGGCACCCCGGCGACGGCGTTGTTGGGCAAGCAGAAGGTGGCGCACACGCTGCACGCGTACGACCACGACCCCCGCGCGGAGTCGTACGGGCTGGAGGCGGTGGAGGCCCTCGGCCTGGACCGCGCGCGGGTCTTCAAGACGCTGGTCGCCGAGGTCGACGGCAAGTTGACGGTCGGCGTGGTCCCGGTCACGGGCCAGCTGGACCTCAAGGCCTTGGCCGCGGCGGCGGGCGGCAAGAAGGCGAAGATGGCCGACCCGGCGGCGGCCCAGCGGGCGACGGGGTACGTGCTGGGCGGGATCTCACCGCTGGGCCACCGGAGCCGGCTGCCGGTGGTGATCGACGCGTCGGCTTCGACGTTCGAAACGGTCTTCTGTTCGGCGGGCCGCCGGGGTCTCGAGGTGGAGCTGGCCCCGGCCGAGCTGATCCGGCTGACCGGCGCGGTGGTGGCGCCGATCGCGGCCTGA
- a CDS encoding SOS response-associated peptidase, translating to MCGRYAATKDPAKLIEEFEAVDLTEGHARADHNVAPTKNVVTVVQRHPRDEDGQVLEDEPAERSLRIMKWGLVPFWAKDPSVGSRMINTRAETAAEKPAFRRALVSRRCLVPADGWFEWRRTGKEKEPFYMTEPDGSSLAFGGIWESWHPKDDKDAPPLITFSIITTDAAGQLTDIHHRMPLIVPKSHWDGWLDPDREDVKDLLVPTPDDIVASLELRPISTLVNNVRNNGPELLERVEPAHEGTLFS from the coding sequence ATGTGCGGCCGTTACGCCGCCACGAAGGACCCGGCGAAGCTGATCGAGGAGTTCGAGGCGGTCGATCTCACCGAGGGGCACGCGCGCGCCGATCACAACGTCGCGCCGACGAAGAACGTCGTCACGGTCGTGCAGCGGCACCCGCGTGACGAAGACGGCCAGGTCCTCGAGGACGAGCCCGCCGAGCGCTCGCTGCGGATCATGAAGTGGGGCCTGGTGCCGTTCTGGGCCAAGGACCCCTCGGTCGGCTCGCGGATGATCAACACCCGCGCCGAGACGGCCGCCGAGAAGCCCGCCTTCCGCCGCGCGCTGGTGTCCCGCCGCTGCCTGGTGCCCGCCGACGGCTGGTTCGAGTGGCGCCGCACCGGCAAGGAAAAAGAGCCGTTCTACATGACGGAGCCGGACGGCTCGTCGCTCGCGTTCGGCGGGATCTGGGAGAGCTGGCACCCGAAGGACGACAAGGACGCGCCGCCGCTGATCACGTTCTCGATCATCACGACCGACGCCGCCGGGCAGCTGACCGACATCCACCACCGGATGCCGCTGATCGTGCCGAAGTCGCATTGGGACGGCTGGCTGGACCCGGACCGCGAGGACGTCAAGGACCTGCTGGTCCCGACGCCGGACGACATCGTCGCGTCGCTGGAGCTGCGGCCGATCTCGACCCTGGTCAACAACGTCCGCAACAACGGGCCCGAGCTGCTGGAGCGCGTCGAACCGGCGCACGAGGGCACCCTCTTCTCATGA
- the rsgA gene encoding ribosome small subunit-dependent GTPase A: MARNDWSKLDESDVRVRPGKGTRPRSKRRPEHADAVTAMVIGKDRGRWTCAIDADPERVITAMRAREMGRTPVVVGDRVGIVGDVSGKPDTLARIIRVDERTSSLLRTADDTDPYERLVVANAERLLIVTALADPPPRTGFIDRCLVACYAGGVQPVLCLTKADLASPDELLAGYAGLDIPVIVSRFDEQPEGLDELLKDRVTALVGHSGVGKSTLVNRLVPAAELAVGVVSAVGKGRHTSVAAVALPLPDGGWVIDTPGVRSFGLAHVTADHIVDAFEEFAAAAEECPSGCGHLGPPEDPDCALDDVVAEGTASPERLASLRRLLASRGGHDVTRPTES, from the coding sequence TTGGCGCGCAACGACTGGAGCAAGCTGGACGAGTCCGACGTCCGCGTGCGTCCGGGCAAGGGCACCCGGCCCCGCAGCAAGCGCCGTCCCGAGCACGCCGACGCCGTCACCGCCATGGTCATCGGCAAGGACCGCGGGCGCTGGACCTGCGCGATCGATGCCGACCCCGAACGGGTGATCACCGCGATGCGGGCCCGGGAAATGGGCCGGACGCCGGTGGTCGTCGGCGACCGGGTGGGGATCGTCGGCGACGTCTCCGGCAAGCCGGACACGCTCGCGCGCATCATCCGCGTCGACGAGCGCACCAGCTCCCTGCTGCGCACGGCCGACGACACCGACCCGTACGAGCGGCTGGTCGTCGCCAACGCCGAGCGCCTGCTGATCGTCACCGCGCTGGCCGACCCGCCGCCGCGCACCGGCTTCATCGACCGCTGCCTGGTCGCCTGCTACGCGGGCGGCGTCCAGCCTGTGCTGTGCCTGACCAAGGCCGACCTGGCCAGCCCGGACGAGCTGCTGGCCGGGTACGCGGGCCTCGACATCCCGGTGATCGTCAGCCGGTTCGACGAACAGCCCGAAGGCCTCGACGAGCTGCTGAAAGACCGCGTGACGGCGCTCGTCGGGCACTCCGGTGTCGGCAAGTCGACATTGGTCAACCGGCTGGTCCCGGCCGCCGAGCTGGCCGTCGGCGTGGTGAGCGCGGTCGGCAAGGGGCGGCACACGTCCGTGGCGGCGGTGGCGCTGCCGCTCCCGGACGGCGGCTGGGTGATCGACACGCCCGGCGTGCGCTCGTTCGGGCTGGCCCACGTCACCGCGGACCACATCGTCGACGCCTTCGAGGAGTTCGCCGCGGCCGCCGAGGAGTGCCCGTCGGGCTGCGGGCACCTCGGCCCGCCCGAGGACCCGGACTGCGCGCTCGACGACGTCGTCGCCGAAGGCACGGCGAGCCCCGAACGGCTCGCGTCGCTGCGGCGCCTGCTGGCTTCCCGCGGCGGCCACGACGTGACCCGGCCCACAGAGTCCTGA
- a CDS encoding alpha/beta family hydrolase: MTALEIDTAYGPARAYLHCAEEGAAVLMLGHGAGGGLDAKDLVAVTRAAQAAGVHVALVEQPYRVAGRRAPAPANQLDTAWLTIVDDLSARFDDLPFVFGGRSSGARVACRTAAQGQAVAVLCLAFPEHPPGKPEKTRQPELDAVEVPVLVVQGENDPFGRPKAGPHHEIVVVEGDHSLSKDLEGVSRAATEWLSRVLRPLA, from the coding sequence ATGACCGCGCTCGAGATCGACACCGCCTACGGCCCCGCGCGGGCCTACCTGCACTGCGCCGAGGAGGGCGCGGCGGTGCTGATGCTCGGCCACGGCGCGGGCGGCGGCCTCGACGCGAAGGACCTGGTGGCGGTCACGCGCGCGGCCCAGGCGGCCGGCGTGCACGTCGCGCTGGTCGAGCAGCCGTACCGGGTGGCGGGCCGTCGCGCCCCGGCCCCGGCGAACCAGCTGGACACGGCGTGGCTGACGATCGTGGACGACCTGTCGGCGCGCTTCGACGACCTGCCGTTCGTGTTCGGCGGCCGGTCCTCGGGCGCCCGGGTGGCCTGCCGGACGGCCGCGCAGGGCCAGGCGGTCGCGGTGCTGTGCCTGGCGTTCCCGGAGCACCCGCCGGGCAAGCCGGAGAAGACGCGCCAGCCGGAACTCGACGCGGTCGAGGTGCCGGTGCTGGTGGTGCAGGGGGAGAACGACCCGTTCGGGCGACCGAAGGCGGGCCCGCACCACGAGATCGTGGTGGTCGAGGGCGACCACAGCCTGTCGAAGGACCTCGAGGGCGTTTCGCGGGCCGCTACGGAGTGGCTCTCGCGCGTACTGCGCCCGCTCGCCTGA
- a CDS encoding WS/DGAT/MGAT family O-acyltransferase, which translates to MPDRLSALDASFLYVEDHATPMHVGGVAIFERPRSGFSYAQLLDLVGARLAYLPRYRQRVAEVPGHLARPVWVDDVDFDLNYHVRRSALPQPGSDEQLFDLVARLMSRRLAPERPLWEAYFIEGLAGDRVALVTKTHQSVVDGVGTIELGQLILDPTPAEPEPFEDIWTPRREPSRTQLVLDAVSEGVQRPGEVVENVRSAANDAFAAAGKFAETVGGVASTLRTLVRPAPTGPLNVRVSGGRVFSVVRTRLEDFRKIRAAHGGTVNDVVLAAVTGALREWLLSREEPLTPDTTVRALVPLAVRDKETAEFSTPALVGNQVAAYLVDLPVGEPNPVLRLQHIGHAMAEHLDSGRSVAARGLLKVGGFAPATLHSLGARAAGSLSGRIFNVMVTNSPGPQVPMYAGEARLVEMFPVMPLMRTQALAIGVTSYHGGVYFGLNGDRKAAFDVDLLAGMIEESLEELKGAHW; encoded by the coding sequence ATGCCCGACCGCCTTTCCGCGCTGGACGCCTCGTTCCTCTACGTCGAGGACCACGCGACGCCGATGCACGTCGGCGGGGTGGCGATCTTCGAGCGGCCCCGGTCCGGCTTCAGCTACGCGCAGCTGCTGGACCTCGTCGGCGCTCGGCTGGCGTACCTGCCGCGGTACCGGCAGCGGGTGGCGGAGGTGCCCGGCCACCTCGCCCGTCCGGTGTGGGTGGACGACGTCGACTTCGACCTGAACTACCACGTCCGGCGCTCGGCGCTGCCCCAGCCGGGCAGCGACGAGCAGCTGTTCGACCTGGTCGCCCGCCTGATGTCGCGGCGGCTGGCGCCGGAGCGGCCGCTCTGGGAGGCGTACTTCATCGAGGGACTGGCCGGGGACCGCGTCGCGCTGGTGACGAAGACCCACCAGTCCGTTGTGGACGGTGTCGGCACGATCGAGCTCGGCCAGCTCATCCTGGACCCGACGCCGGCCGAGCCGGAACCGTTCGAGGACATCTGGACGCCGCGGCGCGAGCCGAGCCGGACGCAACTGGTGCTGGACGCGGTCAGCGAGGGCGTCCAGCGGCCGGGTGAGGTCGTCGAGAACGTCCGCTCGGCGGCGAACGACGCGTTCGCGGCGGCGGGCAAGTTCGCCGAGACTGTCGGCGGGGTGGCGTCGACGCTGCGCACGCTGGTGCGGCCGGCGCCGACCGGCCCGCTGAACGTCCGCGTGTCCGGCGGCCGCGTGTTCTCCGTGGTCCGGACGCGGCTGGAGGACTTCCGCAAGATCCGCGCGGCGCACGGCGGCACGGTCAACGACGTCGTCCTCGCGGCCGTCACCGGCGCGTTGCGCGAATGGCTGCTTTCGCGCGAGGAGCCGCTGACCCCGGACACGACGGTCCGCGCGCTGGTGCCGCTGGCGGTCCGCGACAAGGAGACGGCGGAGTTCTCGACGCCGGCGCTGGTCGGCAACCAGGTGGCCGCGTACCTGGTGGACCTGCCGGTCGGCGAGCCGAACCCGGTGCTGCGCCTGCAGCACATCGGCCACGCGATGGCCGAGCACCTGGATTCGGGCCGGTCGGTGGCGGCGCGCGGCCTGCTCAAGGTCGGCGGCTTCGCCCCGGCTACGCTCCATTCGCTCGGCGCGCGAGCGGCGGGGTCGCTGTCGGGGCGCATCTTCAACGTCATGGTGACCAATTCGCCGGGCCCGCAGGTGCCGATGTACGCGGGAGAGGCCAGACTGGTCGAGATGTTCCCGGTGATGCCGCTGATGCGCACCCAGGCGCTGGCGATCGGGGTGACGTCCTACCACGGCGGCGTCTACTTCGGACTGAACGGCGACCGCAAGGCCGCCTTCGACGTCGACCTGCTGGCCGGGATGATCGAAGAATCCTTGGAAGAGCTGAAGGGTGCGCACTGGTGA
- a CDS encoding TrmH family RNA methyltransferase: protein MGDESTVSPKDRFLTVYGRKPVLEALADDGLRVDKVILADTARGPGAAEIQRAAKEAGVAVQRASAHRVKVLAGNGKQDQGVLADVVAPRMRALSAALADRRPPSRVLLLDGITTPANVGMILRTATAAGLEGVIVPRRGVAALDPLVVKASAGVAFRAPVLRCGSAREAAEMLTEAGYALYALGASARTTVFDVDLPQRAAFVLGGETAGVGEEVGELVTEWVSIPMPGDVESLNVSAAAAVLSFELVRRAR from the coding sequence GTGGGTGATGAGTCGACTGTCTCGCCGAAAGACCGCTTCCTGACCGTGTACGGCCGCAAGCCGGTGCTCGAGGCGCTCGCGGACGACGGCCTGCGCGTGGACAAGGTGATCCTCGCCGACACCGCTCGCGGCCCCGGCGCGGCGGAGATCCAGCGCGCGGCCAAGGAGGCCGGCGTGGCGGTGCAGCGCGCCAGCGCACACCGGGTCAAGGTGCTCGCCGGCAACGGCAAGCAGGACCAGGGCGTGCTCGCCGACGTCGTCGCGCCGCGGATGCGCGCGCTTTCCGCGGCGCTGGCCGACCGGCGGCCGCCGTCACGGGTGCTGCTGCTGGACGGCATCACCACCCCCGCGAACGTCGGCATGATCCTGCGGACGGCGACCGCCGCCGGGCTCGAGGGCGTGATCGTGCCGCGCCGCGGCGTCGCGGCGCTGGACCCGCTGGTGGTCAAGGCTTCGGCCGGGGTCGCCTTCCGCGCCCCGGTGCTGCGCTGCGGCTCGGCGCGCGAAGCGGCGGAGATGCTCACCGAAGCGGGCTACGCGCTCTACGCGCTGGGCGCTTCGGCGCGCACCACGGTGTTCGACGTCGACCTGCCGCAGCGCGCGGCGTTCGTCCTCGGCGGCGAGACGGCCGGCGTCGGCGAAGAAGTCGGCGAGCTCGTCACGGAATGGGTGTCGATTCCCATGCCCGGTGACGTCGAGTCGCTGAACGTCTCGGCCGCCGCGGCGGTCTTGTCGTTCGAATTGGTGCGCCGCGCCCGCTGA
- a CDS encoding DUF6912 family protein translates to MRVYLPATIAMLRDLESSGEFRARSGTAFALTPALREAYVSGSDEELEYAALLDAARASLRLIAAEEKGEPRRVVVSADVEGVTLRPDLDAPVVRIGGPIPMKLVAAIHVDAPEAAEAVSAAAAVIDAADLGDPDAEFTLGDAEDHELAWYAPQELPFLLELL, encoded by the coding sequence GTGAGGGTTTATCTGCCTGCGACCATCGCGATGCTTCGCGACCTCGAGTCCTCGGGGGAGTTCCGCGCCCGCAGCGGAACGGCGTTCGCGCTGACGCCGGCCTTGCGCGAGGCGTACGTGAGCGGGTCCGACGAGGAACTGGAGTACGCGGCCCTGCTGGACGCGGCCCGCGCCTCGCTGCGGCTGATCGCGGCGGAGGAGAAGGGCGAACCGCGGCGCGTGGTGGTGTCGGCCGACGTCGAGGGCGTGACGCTGCGGCCGGACCTGGACGCCCCGGTCGTCCGCATCGGCGGCCCCATCCCGATGAAGTTGGTGGCGGCGATCCACGTGGACGCGCCCGAGGCGGCCGAAGCGGTCTCGGCGGCCGCGGCGGTGATCGACGCGGCGGATCTGGGGGATCCGGACGCCGAGTTCACTTTGGGCGATGCCGAGGACCACGAACTGGCTTGGTACGCGCCGCAGGAACTGCCGTTCCTGCTGGAGCTGCTCTGA